From Prionailurus viverrinus isolate Anna chromosome B2, UM_Priviv_1.0, whole genome shotgun sequence, the proteins below share one genomic window:
- the RPP21 gene encoding ribonuclease P protein subunit p21 isoform X2, with protein MAGPVKDREAFQRLNFLYQAAHCVLAQDPKNQALARFYCHTERTIAKRLVLRRDPSVKRTLCRGCSSLLIPGLTCTQRQRRCRGQRWTVQTCLTCQRSQRFLNDPDHLLWGDRPEAQLGSHAGERSQISTTPAKHSPPHSSPPL; from the exons ATGGCTGGCCCAGTAAAGGACCGAGAGGCCTTCCAGAGGCTAAACTTCCTGTACCAG GCCGCCCACTGTGTCCTTGCGCAGGACCCCAAGAACCAGGCGCTGGCGAGGTTTTACTGCCACACGGAGAGGACCATCGCAAAGCGGCTGGTCTTGCGGCG GGACCCCTCAGTGAAGAGGACCCTCTGTCGTGGCTGCTCTTCCCTTCTTATCCCTGGCCTCACCTGCACCCAGCGTCAGAGAC GATGCAGGGGACAGCGCTGGACAGTACAGACCTGCCTAACATGCCAGCGCAGCCAACGTTTCCTCAATGATCCTGATCATCTGCTCTGGGGAGACCGGCCTGAGGCCCAGCTGGGGAGCCATGCAGGTGAGAG ATCCCAAATCTCCACAACCCCTGCCAAACACAGCCCACCCCATTCTAGCCCACCTCTGTGA
- the RPP21 gene encoding ribonuclease P protein subunit p21 isoform X1 — protein MAGPVKDREAFQRLNFLYQAAHCVLAQDPKNQALARFYCHTERTIAKRLVLRRDPSVKRTLCRGCSSLLIPGLTCTQRQRRCRGQRWTVQTCLTCQRSQRFLNDPDHLLWGDRPEAQLGSHADPKSPQPLPNTAHPILAHLCEEKVQHESSSHQ, from the exons ATGGCTGGCCCAGTAAAGGACCGAGAGGCCTTCCAGAGGCTAAACTTCCTGTACCAG GCCGCCCACTGTGTCCTTGCGCAGGACCCCAAGAACCAGGCGCTGGCGAGGTTTTACTGCCACACGGAGAGGACCATCGCAAAGCGGCTGGTCTTGCGGCG GGACCCCTCAGTGAAGAGGACCCTCTGTCGTGGCTGCTCTTCCCTTCTTATCCCTGGCCTCACCTGCACCCAGCGTCAGAGAC GATGCAGGGGACAGCGCTGGACAGTACAGACCTGCCTAACATGCCAGCGCAGCCAACGTTTCCTCAATGATCCTGATCATCTGCTCTGGGGAGACCGGCCTGAGGCCCAGCTGGGGAGCCATGCAG ATCCCAAATCTCCACAACCCCTGCCAAACACAGCCCACCCCATTCTAGCCCACCTCTGTGAGGAGAAAGTGCAGCATGAGAGCTCCAGCCACCAGTGA